In Carettochelys insculpta isolate YL-2023 chromosome 21, ASM3395843v1, whole genome shotgun sequence, a single genomic region encodes these proteins:
- the LOC142023876 gene encoding uncharacterized protein LOC142023876 isoform X1 has protein sequence MGRPSPSCPALVLAAGGGTLRDTEEQKALREAPETTEPPAPLSMRSQSPERGTTCGTQCGSARQRSNLLTQSQGKSAQVGDGLAPQEKPNTCRDCGKSFNKSSSLTIHQRTHTGERPYACPECGKRFTQSSTFLRHQRIHTGERPYNCAECGKSFRVSSHLVRHQRIHTGERPYACAECGRSFSVSSHLVQHQRTHTGERPYHCACGKSFSLSSHLMQHWTIHTGEQPYQCAQCGRSFSMSSALIRHQRRHQADVPHQCAQCGKIFSRGLELSEHQKIHTGERQHECAQCGRSFGARSNLLQHQRTHTGERPYACAHCGRSFSRSSNLITHQRIHTG, from the coding sequence CAGGTGGTGGGACACTGAGAGACACGGAGGAACAGAAAGCCCTTCGGGAAGCCCCTGAAACAACAGAGCCTCCTGCACCTTTATCCATGAGATCCCAGAGCCCCGAGAGGGGCACTACCTGTGGGACTCAGTGCGGATCAGCAAGACAGCGCAGCAACTTACTAACACAGAGCCAAGGTAAATCTGCTCAGGTGGGTGATGGACTTGCCCCCCAGGAGAAACCAAACACCTGCAGGGACTGCGGGAAGAGCTTCAACAAGAGCTCGTCTCTGACAAtccatcagagaacccacacaggggaGCGGCCCTACGCCTGCCCCGAGTGTGGGAAACGCTTCACCCAGAGCTCCACCTTCCTGCGGCACCAGAGGATCCACACTGGAGAGCGGCCCTACAACTGTGCCGAGTGCGGGAAGAGCTTCCGGGTCAGCTCCCACCTGGTGCGGCACCAGCGGATCCACACGGGGGAGCGGCCTTATGCGTGCGCTGAATGTGGGCGGAGCTTCAGCGTCAGCTCCCACCTGGTGCAGCACCAGCGGACACACACAGGGGAGCGGCCCTACCATTGCGCCTGTGGAAAGAGCTTCAGCCTGAGCTCCCACCTAATGCAGCACTGGACTATCCACACGGGTGAGCAGCCCTACCAGTGCGCACAGTGTGGGCGGAGCTTCTCCATGAGCTCCGCCCTCATCAGGCACCAGAGACGCCATCAGGCAGACGTACCTCACCAGTGTGCCCAGTGCGGAAAAATCTTCAGCCGCGGCTTGGAGCTGAGCGAGCACCAGAAGATCCATACAGGGGAGCGGCAGCATGAGTGTGCCCAGTGCGGCAGGAGCTTTGGCGCAAGGTCCAATCTCCTCCAGCATCAGCGGACCCACACCGGTGAGAGGCCCTATGCCTGTGCCCACTGTGGGCGGAGCTTCAGCCGGAGTTCAAACCTTATTACAcaccagagaatccacacaggctAG
- the LOC142023876 gene encoding uncharacterized protein LOC142023876 isoform X2: MRSQSPERGTTCGTQCGSARQRSNLLTQSQGKSAQVGDGLAPQEKPNTCRDCGKSFNKSSSLTIHQRTHTGERPYACPECGKRFTQSSTFLRHQRIHTGERPYNCAECGKSFRVSSHLVRHQRIHTGERPYACAECGRSFSVSSHLVQHQRTHTGERPYHCACGKSFSLSSHLMQHWTIHTGEQPYQCAQCGRSFSMSSALIRHQRRHQADVPHQCAQCGKIFSRGLELSEHQKIHTGERQHECAQCGRSFGARSNLLQHQRTHTGERPYACAHCGRSFSRSSNLITHQRIHTG; the protein is encoded by the coding sequence ATGAGATCCCAGAGCCCCGAGAGGGGCACTACCTGTGGGACTCAGTGCGGATCAGCAAGACAGCGCAGCAACTTACTAACACAGAGCCAAGGTAAATCTGCTCAGGTGGGTGATGGACTTGCCCCCCAGGAGAAACCAAACACCTGCAGGGACTGCGGGAAGAGCTTCAACAAGAGCTCGTCTCTGACAAtccatcagagaacccacacaggggaGCGGCCCTACGCCTGCCCCGAGTGTGGGAAACGCTTCACCCAGAGCTCCACCTTCCTGCGGCACCAGAGGATCCACACTGGAGAGCGGCCCTACAACTGTGCCGAGTGCGGGAAGAGCTTCCGGGTCAGCTCCCACCTGGTGCGGCACCAGCGGATCCACACGGGGGAGCGGCCTTATGCGTGCGCTGAATGTGGGCGGAGCTTCAGCGTCAGCTCCCACCTGGTGCAGCACCAGCGGACACACACAGGGGAGCGGCCCTACCATTGCGCCTGTGGAAAGAGCTTCAGCCTGAGCTCCCACCTAATGCAGCACTGGACTATCCACACGGGTGAGCAGCCCTACCAGTGCGCACAGTGTGGGCGGAGCTTCTCCATGAGCTCCGCCCTCATCAGGCACCAGAGACGCCATCAGGCAGACGTACCTCACCAGTGTGCCCAGTGCGGAAAAATCTTCAGCCGCGGCTTGGAGCTGAGCGAGCACCAGAAGATCCATACAGGGGAGCGGCAGCATGAGTGTGCCCAGTGCGGCAGGAGCTTTGGCGCAAGGTCCAATCTCCTCCAGCATCAGCGGACCCACACCGGTGAGAGGCCCTATGCCTGTGCCCACTGTGGGCGGAGCTTCAGCCGGAGTTCAAACCTTATTACAcaccagagaatccacacaggctAG